The Nitrospiria bacterium DNA window AATTCGTTTTTCATTTCCTGTTTTATTGTTTTATGGATAATTCAATAGAAGGCTCTTTAACATTCGATCATATGGGTTCTCTTTTATTTGCCCCTGGTTGGCATCAACTTTCTGAAATATCTGTGACTTCTCTAACATTGGAACCTCTCCTCCAACAGATCCCTGAAACCCAATCCGGACAACAATTCGGGTGTAAAAACGCACCTCCTGCCGGACTGGATTGTTTTGAATGGGATAAAAAACAATTTGAACCACGTTTTGATCCCTCATTTTCCCGGAAAATCCAATAATCGCTGGTTTGGATGGAAAAAAATCATCCTGAGAATAAATAGTTTCATCCCGGACAAACGTGAAACGACTAGAAAAACCTATGGTTCCCTCTTCAATCACCTCCGGGAAGGGAACCGGTGGAGGAAGGTAGTTGGAAAGAATCTTGAAGTCGGTGTCCAGGATCTCCAAGGAAGGTTGAGCCCCCCCTGGCACACCGACCACCACCCCCCGAACAGGAACTTGCGGAGTCCCCACATCGGTGGTTAACCCGAAATCCGGAATGCTCATCTGCTGATAAGACATTCCATCATGATTGACAGGATGAACCTGAAACCCCGGAACCACAAGCTCCAGGACCACTTCCTGTTCATTTGAACTGATGATCTGAACCGGTCCATACCCCGCCCCATACACCGGAAGTGAATAGAAAATAATTACCATTGAAATTATTAAAAGTTTTCTTCCCATTTTCCCTCTCTTTTAACGCTTTTTTAATCCAATCTCCAACCTAACTTCTCTAACCTCCTACCGCCTCACCAAATCACACACCAAATCCGCTGTTTTTTTCAAATCCCCTACCACAAGCCGATAACATTGTGTTTTTGCAACAATTGCCGATAACCCTGCTAAAATTTGAGGAGGAGTCCCCAAAGGGCTGGAAAAATCAGACAGCCCATCAAAGGAAACGTTCTGAAGATTTCCAAACAATTCCAAGGCCGCAACTGTTTTGGAAATTGGAATAAGCTTGGGATCTGCATTAGGATTAGGTGTTTGATTAACCGCCTTAATCCGATACAACACTGATTCCTGGTATTTCTCACAAATTCTAATAAATTCCTTTTGAACAATACGGCTTTTTCTAACTCGAAACCTTGGATAGTAGAAACCGTCCTTTAAGGAAGCAGAAAGATATTTCACCCCTGATAGTTCCGATAGCTCAGAGAGAAGTTGATCGTCCTTCCTTTTTAATTCCAAGGTGATGGGAATCTCATTATCTAAACCTTTTCCTGAAAAAGACTGGGTTGA harbors:
- a CDS encoding C25 family peptidase propeptide domain-containing protein — its product is MGRKLLIISMVIIFYSLPVYGAGYGPVQIISSNEQEVVLELVVPGFQVHPVNHDGMSYQQMSIPDFGLTTDVGTPQVPVRGVVVGVPGGAQPSLEILDTDFKILSNYLPPPVPFPEVIEEGTIGFSSRFTFVRDETIYSQDDFFPSKPAIIGFSGKMRDQNVVQIVFYPIQNNPVRQEVRFYTRIVVRIGFQGSVGGEVPMLEKSQIFQKVDANQGQIKENPYDRMLKSLLLNYP